The following proteins are co-located in the Paenibacillus sp. FSL H8-0079 genome:
- the opp4B gene encoding oligopeptide ABC transporter permease — protein MWKTIVRRIIIMIPQIFLLSLLVFLMAKAMPGDALTGLLDPSVDPKALEAQRERLGLNNPWYVQYWDWIKNAVQGDFGQSFRFKMPVTDLIGQRVANTFWLALATLVLTYLIAIPLGIISGRYNDTWSDRLITGYTYLGFAAPLFIFALVMVWIFGFHFGWFPTGGSVAPGLTPGTFSYVMSKFYHLLLPALSMALITTVSTVQYLRSEIIDIKHKEFVITARAKGASESRIYNRHILRNSLLPIAAFFGYEITGLIGGTVFIESIFSYPGMGQLFLSSISLRDFSVVTALVLLYGVASILGALLSDIILGIVDPRIRIK, from the coding sequence ATGTGGAAAACGATAGTACGCAGAATTATCATAATGATCCCTCAGATTTTTTTACTAAGTCTTTTGGTCTTTCTGATGGCCAAGGCCATGCCGGGCGACGCGTTAACCGGATTGCTTGATCCAAGCGTTGATCCCAAAGCATTGGAAGCCCAGCGAGAGAGATTGGGATTGAATAATCCCTGGTACGTGCAATATTGGGACTGGATCAAAAACGCCGTACAAGGTGATTTTGGACAATCCTTCCGCTTCAAAATGCCGGTTACTGACCTGATTGGTCAGCGTGTAGCAAACACATTCTGGCTTGCACTGGCGACACTTGTGCTGACTTACCTGATCGCGATTCCACTGGGTATCATCAGTGGTCGTTACAACGATACCTGGTCTGACCGGTTGATCACGGGTTACACCTACCTGGGCTTTGCTGCACCGTTGTTTATCTTCGCACTGGTGATGGTATGGATCTTCGGATTCCACTTCGGCTGGTTCCCGACAGGAGGAAGTGTTGCACCTGGACTTACACCAGGCACATTCAGCTACGTCATGAGCAAGTTCTACCATCTGTTATTACCAGCACTATCCATGGCACTGATTACAACGGTATCTACCGTTCAATATTTGCGTAGTGAGATCATTGATATCAAGCATAAGGAATTCGTTATTACTGCGAGAGCCAAAGGTGCCTCGGAATCCCGGATCTACAACAGACATATCTTGAGGAACTCGCTATTACCTATCGCTGCATTCTTCGGATATGAGATCACAGGACTTATCGGAGGTACGGTATTTATCGAAAGCATATTCAGTTATCCAGGTATGGGGCAGTTGTTCCTGAGTTCCATCTCATTGCGTGACTTCAGCGTTGTGACTGCACTCGTATTGTTATATGGCGTAGCCTCCATTCTCGGGGCATTGCTGTCTGACATAATTCTAGGAATTGTAGATCCACGTATACGGATCAAGTAA
- a CDS encoding ATP-binding cassette domain-containing protein, translated as MALLEVEGLKIHFPIRGGLLKREIGSVKAVDGVSFSIEQGQTYGLVGESGSGKTTTGRAIIGLNHVTDGKILFNGKNLATERRKNRQLQRDVQMIFQDPYSSLNPKKRVIDIIAEPFRNYERLTATEEKRQVRELLEKVGLSPESIYKYPHEFSGGQRQRIGIARAIALKPKLIIADEPVSALDVSVQAQVLNFMQEIQKELNLTYLFISHDLGIIRHMCDEIGIMYKGRYVEQGTTNDIFENPQHIYTKRLIAAIPDMDPTKREEMVAFRQQVKTEYEHSYRNFFDEEGLAYSLKSISDTHRVALPQKG; from the coding sequence ATGGCATTACTCGAAGTAGAAGGACTCAAGATACATTTTCCGATTCGCGGTGGATTGCTCAAACGGGAAATTGGCAGTGTAAAGGCTGTTGATGGTGTTAGCTTCTCCATTGAACAAGGACAGACCTACGGTTTGGTTGGTGAATCCGGTTCAGGCAAGACAACCACAGGAAGAGCCATTATTGGGCTGAATCATGTCACTGATGGAAAGATCCTGTTTAACGGTAAGAATCTGGCTACCGAGCGACGGAAGAACAGGCAGCTTCAACGGGATGTACAAATGATCTTTCAAGATCCATATTCATCACTGAATCCCAAGAAGCGGGTTATCGATATCATCGCTGAGCCGTTTCGTAACTATGAGCGTCTGACAGCTACCGAGGAGAAAAGACAAGTAAGAGAATTACTTGAAAAGGTTGGTCTGAGTCCGGAATCAATCTACAAATATCCCCATGAATTCTCAGGCGGGCAGCGTCAACGGATCGGCATTGCACGTGCTATTGCACTAAAACCGAAGCTGATCATTGCTGATGAACCTGTATCTGCACTGGATGTATCGGTACAGGCCCAAGTACTCAATTTTATGCAGGAAATTCAAAAAGAACTGAATCTGACGTACCTGTTCATCAGTCATGATCTCGGCATCATCCGCCATATGTGTGATGAGATTGGGATTATGTATAAAGGTCGATATGTGGAACAGGGAACAACGAATGATATTTTTGAGAATCCGCAGCACATCTACACCAAACGTCTTATTGCAGCCATTCCGGATATGGACCCAACCAAACGAGAGGAAATGGTAGCCTTCCGTCAACAGGTCAAAACGGAGTATGAACATTCATACCGAAATTTCTTTGATGAGGAAGGGCTTGCATACTCGCTCAAATCCATTTCCGATACTCACCGAGTAGCTCTACCTCAGAAAGGTTGA
- a CDS encoding ABC transporter ATP-binding protein, producing the protein MNTELLEVRNLTTSFRIEDDYYAAVDHVNLKVKKNEVLAIVGESGSGKSAFAFSLMGLHNKAKIEGQILYKGQDIANISPSKLNKLRGKEMGMIFQDPLSALNPLMIIGEQIEEILTLHQSKLSSREKREKVIHLLNQVGIPRPEQIYKQYPHELSGGMRQRIVIAIAIANKPELLIADEPTTALDVTIQLQILELIRDLKNEINAGIILITHDLGVVAEMADRVAVMYAGEIVEIADIFTLMNDAKHPYTRSLLNSIPTLSEEGSKLHVIQGIVPSLKNLPRKGCRFKARIPWISDSAHEENPQMHEIAPGHYVRCTCYQHFHFPDQAEEE; encoded by the coding sequence TTGAATACAGAGCTATTGGAAGTCAGAAATCTAACAACATCATTCAGAATTGAAGATGACTATTACGCAGCAGTGGATCACGTTAACCTTAAGGTGAAGAAAAATGAAGTGTTGGCGATTGTAGGCGAATCCGGGTCAGGCAAAAGTGCTTTTGCATTCTCTCTTATGGGTTTGCATAACAAAGCAAAAATTGAAGGCCAGATTCTCTATAAAGGACAAGATATTGCCAACATCTCCCCAAGCAAGTTGAACAAGCTACGCGGCAAAGAAATGGGCATGATTTTTCAAGACCCATTGTCCGCACTAAATCCTCTAATGATTATTGGTGAACAGATTGAAGAGATTCTTACACTTCATCAGTCCAAGCTGTCTTCCAGAGAGAAGAGAGAAAAGGTTATTCACTTATTGAATCAGGTAGGGATTCCACGTCCCGAACAAATATACAAGCAGTATCCCCACGAATTATCTGGTGGTATGAGACAGAGAATTGTCATTGCCATCGCGATTGCCAACAAACCAGAACTACTCATAGCCGATGAACCTACGACGGCGCTTGACGTTACGATTCAACTACAGATTCTGGAGCTGATCCGTGATCTGAAGAACGAAATTAACGCAGGCATTATTCTGATTACACATGACCTGGGTGTCGTAGCCGAGATGGCTGATCGCGTTGCAGTTATGTATGCAGGAGAAATTGTTGAAATCGCAGATATCTTCACACTGATGAATGATGCGAAGCATCCGTATACACGTTCACTGTTGAACTCGATTCCCACCCTATCTGAAGAAGGATCCAAATTGCATGTCATCCAAGGCATCGTGCCTTCACTCAAAAATCTTCCTCGCAAAGGGTGCAGATTCAAAGCCCGAATTCCATGGATTAGTGATTCGGCTCATGAAGAGAACCCACAGATGCATGAAATTGCGCCAGGCCACTATGTACGGTGTACCTGTTACCAGCACTTTCATTTCCCTGACCAAGCTGAGGAGGAATAA
- a CDS encoding M15 family metallopeptidase → MNTSQRKGKQRKRKSLKTWIVATLLLSIIYVWLQQKGDIDNMWPGTTLQDAVPITGLHPVVAENEELLVRKAARRGIEIVITHGYRSSEEQDALFNQGRSSTGSIVTNARGGESYHNYGLAIDFALRTPEGDVVWDMERDDNGNGKADWMEVVDLAKELGFTWGGDWANFPDYPHLQMDFGLSINELKRGKRPPDSQ, encoded by the coding sequence ATGAATACATCACAACGTAAAGGCAAGCAGAGAAAAAGGAAAAGTCTAAAAACCTGGATTGTAGCTACTCTTTTACTTTCCATTATATATGTATGGTTACAGCAAAAAGGTGATATAGATAATATGTGGCCAGGAACAACGCTTCAAGATGCTGTGCCGATCACCGGCCTTCATCCTGTGGTAGCAGAGAATGAGGAATTATTGGTACGTAAGGCAGCCAGACGTGGAATAGAGATTGTTATAACCCACGGCTACCGAAGTTCCGAGGAGCAAGATGCACTATTTAACCAAGGACGCTCAAGTACAGGCAGTATCGTTACGAATGCGCGTGGTGGTGAATCATATCATAACTATGGATTAGCTATTGATTTTGCACTGAGAACGCCTGAGGGTGATGTGGTGTGGGATATGGAACGGGATGATAACGGGAATGGCAAGGCAGACTGGATGGAAGTCGTGGATCTCGCGAAAGAGTTGGGTTTCACTTGGGGTGGTGACTGGGCTAACTTTCCGGACTATCCTCACTTGCAGATGGATTTTGGTTTGAGTATCAATGAGTTAAAACGAGGTAAAAGACCTCCAGACTCTCAATAA
- the rpsR gene encoding 30S ribosomal protein S18 produces MGFKQREGGDNDKRPARRGGRNKRRKVCFFTANKITHIDYKDTDLLRKFISERGKILPRRVTGTSAKYQRALTIAIKRSRQIALLPYTTE; encoded by the coding sequence ATGGGCTTCAAGCAAAGAGAAGGCGGAGACAACGATAAAAGACCGGCACGTCGTGGCGGCCGTAATAAACGTCGTAAAGTGTGCTTCTTCACAGCTAACAAAATTACTCACATCGATTATAAAGATACGGACTTGCTTCGTAAATTTATCAGCGAACGTGGAAAAATTTTGCCACGCCGTGTAACAGGTACTAGCGCTAAATATCAACGTGCTCTGACGATTGCAATTAAACGCTCCCGTCAAATCGCATTATTGCCATACACAACTGAGTAG
- the ssb gene encoding single-stranded DNA-binding protein has protein sequence MLNRVILIGRLTRDPELRYTPAGVAVTQFTLAVDRPFTSQGGEKEADFIPVVTWRQLAETCANYLRKGRLAAVEGRIQVRNYENNEGKRVYVTEVIADNVRFLESANRDNSGGGGGQPMREEPSYGGGGRANNNNNSRSNNQDPFSDDGKPIDISDDDLPF, from the coding sequence TTGTTGAACCGTGTCATTCTGATCGGACGGTTAACCCGGGATCCTGAGTTGCGTTACACTCCAGCAGGAGTAGCAGTTACGCAATTTACTTTGGCAGTGGACAGACCGTTTACAAGCCAAGGGGGAGAAAAGGAAGCCGATTTCATTCCGGTCGTAACCTGGAGACAGCTTGCCGAGACCTGTGCGAACTACTTGCGCAAAGGACGCCTGGCTGCAGTCGAAGGACGCATTCAAGTACGGAACTACGAGAATAACGAAGGAAAACGTGTATACGTGACCGAAGTCATTGCCGATAATGTCCGTTTCTTGGAGTCAGCTAACCGTGATAATAGCGGTGGCGGCGGTGGGCAACCAATGCGTGAAGAGCCTTCTTATGGAGGCGGCGGACGCGCGAACAATAACAATAATTCGCGTAGCAACAATCAGGATCCTTTTTCCGATGACGGAAAACCGATTGATATATCGGATGATGATTTGCCATTTTAA
- the rpsF gene encoding 30S ribosomal protein S6 — MRKYEVMYIIRPDIEQEVVQATVDKFQGIISNGGGEVTAHDVMGKRRLAYEIKKFRDGFYVLVHFTAEPAVVTELERLMKISDEVIRYLITNDVKSA, encoded by the coding sequence ATGCGCAAATATGAAGTGATGTACATTATTCGTCCTGACATTGAGCAAGAAGTTGTTCAAGCTACAGTCGATAAATTCCAAGGCATCATCTCCAACGGCGGTGGTGAAGTTACAGCTCACGACGTTATGGGTAAACGCCGTCTTGCGTATGAGATCAAGAAATTCCGTGATGGTTTTTATGTTCTGGTACATTTCACTGCTGAACCAGCAGTTGTAACTGAACTTGAGCGTCTCATGAAGATTTCTGACGAAGTAATTCGTTATCTCATTACCAACGACGTTAAGTCTGCTTAA
- a CDS encoding YjzC family protein, translating into MGEKTEFEPGDKAPNDGEYTEVGEKSFVSEIQNPKRVTLQKGEAFPETSNHNRKWKKLTKARVH; encoded by the coding sequence ATGGGTGAAAAAACCGAGTTTGAGCCCGGAGACAAAGCACCAAATGATGGAGAGTACACGGAAGTCGGGGAAAAAAGCTTTGTCTCGGAAATTCAGAACCCGAAGCGGGTAACGCTGCAAAAAGGCGAAGCTTTTCCCGAGACAAGCAATCATAATCGCAAGTGGAAGAAGCTAACCAAAGCCCGCGTCCACTAA
- a CDS encoding DUF951 domain-containing protein, whose translation MERKSFQLGDIVQMKKQHPCGSNEMEIIRMGMDIRIKCVGCKHSVLIPRAKFEKNMKKVLRSAEDSTES comes from the coding sequence GTGGAGCGTAAAAGTTTCCAGCTTGGGGATATCGTGCAGATGAAGAAGCAGCATCCCTGTGGCAGTAATGAGATGGAGATCATTCGAATGGGTATGGATATTCGGATCAAGTGTGTTGGATGTAAACATAGTGTGTTGATTCCAAGAGCAAAATTTGAGAAAAACATGAAGAAGGTACTCCGCTCAGCGGAAGATTCCACTGAATCCTGA
- a CDS encoding mechanosensitive ion channel family protein, giving the protein MWLNIMFSSIRIIIIFIITRIVIKVVYRIIDRSMERKQEGKIRVNPRRFVTVGELLKNATSITCNFIMILLLLSEINIQVGPLLASAGVLGLAIGFGAQGLVKDVITGFFIILEDQFAVGDVIQTGTYKGTVEVIGLRTTKLVSWQGEVHIIPNGAIASVTNYSMSNSLAVVDIPMKADLSLDESVHLVKKSLVGIEERDLNIVKVPDVLGVQSMSTSEYVVRIVAECMPNSRASVERQIQGDVKKTLEYHEMSNQAALEQAVALEKDEGDGTGGA; this is encoded by the coding sequence ATGTGGCTTAACATCATGTTCAGCTCAATCAGGATCATCATTATTTTTATCATCACCCGTATTGTCATTAAGGTAGTATATCGAATTATAGATCGTTCCATGGAACGCAAGCAGGAAGGCAAGATTCGCGTGAATCCGCGCAGATTCGTAACTGTAGGGGAACTGCTGAAAAATGCGACCTCCATAACATGTAATTTTATTATGATTCTGCTACTGTTATCTGAGATCAATATCCAAGTTGGGCCGCTACTGGCGAGTGCCGGTGTGCTGGGGCTTGCCATTGGTTTCGGTGCACAGGGTTTGGTCAAGGATGTTATTACGGGTTTCTTCATTATACTGGAGGATCAATTCGCTGTGGGGGATGTTATTCAGACGGGAACCTACAAGGGAACGGTTGAGGTGATCGGACTTAGAACTACCAAACTGGTTAGCTGGCAAGGTGAGGTGCACATTATCCCGAACGGGGCGATTGCAAGTGTAACGAACTACTCCATGTCGAATTCGCTAGCTGTAGTGGATATTCCGATGAAGGCGGACTTGAGTCTCGATGAGTCTGTACACCTGGTGAAGAAATCTTTGGTTGGGATTGAAGAGCGTGATCTAAATATTGTGAAGGTGCCAGATGTGCTCGGTGTACAGTCGATGTCTACGTCAGAGTATGTGGTGCGAATTGTGGCTGAATGTATGCCTAACTCTCGTGCTTCGGTGGAACGTCAGATTCAGGGAGATGTAAAAAAAACGCTGGAGTATCATGAGATGAGTAATCAAGCAGCACTGGAACAGGCTGTAGCTTTGGAGAAAGATGAGGGGGATGGCACAGGTGGAGCGTAA
- a CDS encoding DUF3343 domain-containing protein: MDEWINDWMLIAFDSTQQALRAEMLLEFAEIEIDLFPTPKEITAGCALCIQFPKEDLERVQKIIRNEFVEIRGLYFKTEDSYDNIPM; encoded by the coding sequence ATGGACGAATGGATTAACGATTGGATGCTGATTGCGTTTGATTCAACTCAGCAGGCACTGCGTGCTGAAATGTTGCTGGAGTTTGCCGAGATAGAGATCGACTTGTTCCCTACGCCAAAAGAAATTACAGCAGGTTGTGCACTATGTATCCAGTTTCCAAAAGAGGATCTGGAGCGAGTGCAAAAGATCATTCGTAATGAGTTCGTAGAGATCCGAGGCCTCTATTTCAAAACAGAAGACAGCTATGATAACATACCGATGTAG
- the yyaC gene encoding spore protease YyaC, which translates to MNPTSRSFSSQDMTSLKIPHTDPGIHSAITHRLMFHLYKAHSLQNVVIVCIGTDRSTGDCLGPLVGSALSKWDSPLFHLYGTLDEPVHAMNLQDTLHNIQKTHHNPYVIGIDACLGQSSSVGCIQVVNGPLKPGAGVNKELPPVGDIHLTGIVNVGGFMEYFVLQNTRLSLVMRMSEIISSSLYSAIREWHTRSTLLAVPE; encoded by the coding sequence ATGAATCCTACTTCGCGTTCCTTTTCATCACAAGATATGACCAGTTTGAAAATCCCCCATACCGATCCAGGCATACACTCAGCCATTACCCATCGTTTAATGTTTCATCTCTATAAAGCCCATTCTCTGCAAAATGTAGTGATCGTCTGCATCGGCACAGATCGCTCAACAGGCGACTGTCTTGGTCCTCTGGTCGGATCAGCTCTTTCCAAGTGGGACAGCCCTTTATTCCATTTGTATGGTACCTTGGATGAACCAGTCCATGCGATGAACCTTCAAGATACTCTCCACAACATACAGAAAACACACCATAACCCTTATGTGATTGGCATTGACGCCTGTCTTGGACAGTCATCCAGTGTAGGATGCATTCAAGTCGTGAATGGTCCACTCAAACCAGGCGCGGGGGTAAATAAAGAATTACCGCCGGTCGGCGATATCCATCTGACAGGTATCGTTAACGTCGGCGGCTTTATGGAGTACTTTGTTCTACAGAACACGCGGCTCAGTCTCGTTATGCGCATGTCCGAGATTATATCCAGCAGTCTATACTCGGCCATCCGGGAATGGCATACACGTTCTACTCTGCTTGCTGTGCCAGAGTAA
- a CDS encoding DUF4446 family protein has protein sequence MAELNELILEQLLWIIGGMALLTVILLIVSIAQGAKLRKFKRKYEAMMAGSGVEDLESLLINLKIQMDSIEDEHKLQTNQLQVVMQKLTRIQGKVGVKRYNAYGEHGSDLSFSMAMINDSQDGMILTGIYNRDGSYVYAKPLKGGESAYTLSPEEKEAITLAQQAE, from the coding sequence ATGGCTGAATTAAACGAGCTGATTCTGGAACAGCTGTTATGGATTATTGGCGGAATGGCATTACTTACGGTGATCTTGCTGATTGTGAGTATTGCTCAAGGGGCAAAGTTACGAAAGTTTAAACGTAAATATGAAGCCATGATGGCTGGCAGTGGAGTAGAGGACCTGGAATCGCTGCTCATTAATCTGAAAATTCAGATGGACAGCATTGAGGATGAACACAAACTGCAAACGAATCAGCTGCAAGTTGTCATGCAAAAGCTGACCCGCATTCAAGGTAAAGTTGGCGTGAAAAGATACAATGCTTATGGAGAGCATGGCAGTGATCTAAGCTTCTCGATGGCCATGATTAATGATAGCCAGGATGGCATGATTCTTACGGGGATATATAACCGCGATGGTTCTTACGTATATGCAAAACCTCTTAAAGGGGGAGAGTCCGCATACACTCTGTCCCCAGAGGAAAAGGAAGCTATTACTCTGGCACAGCAAGCAGAGTAG
- a CDS encoding aminotransferase class V-fold PLP-dependent enzyme — MEGVIYLDHAATSWPKPPAVGDAMLSALEIAGANPGRGSHRMAVQASRVLFEARRSISNIFGIKNANDIAFGSNTTEALNLAIQGSLKEGDHVIATMAEHNSVRRPLEYMRRLRNVEIDYVPVNAAGAIDLKLMERMFRSNTRLVVCTHSSNLLGSILPIGEISLLCRKHQAILLVDAAQSAGVMPVNVQQLNIDMLAFPGHKGLLGPQGTGGLYIAPELDIEPLLHGGTGSQSEALEQPKVRPDRYEAGTPNTVGIAGLNAGVKHVLEMTPALIYQHEWELTQHMMDGLSSVKGIRMLGPEIGQPRTGLVSFTVDGYDPAQLAFRLDRNYGIAVRSGFHCTPLAHESAGTTATGAVRASVGYNSTREHVDTLVKAVLELTQVDKD, encoded by the coding sequence GTGGAGGGAGTTATCTATCTAGATCATGCAGCAACATCTTGGCCGAAACCACCTGCTGTCGGTGATGCGATGCTGAGTGCACTGGAGATTGCAGGAGCCAATCCTGGCAGAGGCAGTCACCGGATGGCTGTTCAGGCAAGTCGTGTACTGTTCGAGGCCAGAAGATCTATATCTAATATTTTTGGTATTAAGAATGCGAATGATATTGCATTCGGATCGAATACGACAGAAGCGCTAAATCTGGCTATTCAAGGTTCGCTCAAGGAAGGCGATCATGTGATTGCCACCATGGCGGAACATAACTCAGTCAGACGACCACTAGAGTATATGCGCAGACTCCGAAATGTGGAGATTGATTATGTACCTGTTAATGCTGCGGGAGCTATTGATCTGAAGCTAATGGAACGTATGTTTCGTTCGAATACCAGATTAGTGGTATGTACACATAGTTCCAATCTGCTTGGCAGTATTCTTCCTATTGGTGAAATTTCGCTCCTGTGTCGTAAACATCAAGCGATCTTGTTGGTAGATGCAGCTCAAAGTGCTGGGGTTATGCCTGTGAATGTACAACAACTGAATATTGATATGCTTGCATTCCCGGGACACAAGGGATTGCTTGGTCCTCAGGGGACAGGAGGCTTGTACATTGCTCCTGAGCTCGATATAGAGCCTTTACTTCATGGAGGAACAGGAAGTCAGTCAGAAGCGCTGGAGCAGCCGAAGGTGCGTCCTGATCGGTATGAAGCGGGGACGCCGAATACCGTTGGGATTGCAGGACTGAATGCGGGTGTGAAGCATGTACTTGAGATGACACCAGCGCTCATCTACCAACATGAGTGGGAGTTGACCCAACATATGATGGATGGGTTGTCATCCGTTAAGGGCATTCGAATGCTCGGTCCAGAGATTGGACAGCCACGTACCGGATTAGTATCCTTTACTGTGGATGGGTATGATCCAGCACAACTCGCCTTCCGATTAGATCGGAATTATGGAATTGCGGTTCGCTCTGGTTTTCATTGCACACCGCTTGCACACGAATCTGCTGGTACAACCGCTACTGGAGCGGTAAGGGCCAGTGTGGGGTACAATTCGACCAGAGAACATGTGGATACACTCGTTAAGGCAGTGTTGGAGTTGACACAGGTAGACAAAGACTAG
- a CDS encoding ParB/RepB/Spo0J family partition protein has translation MSKRLGKGLDALIPSLSINDDDKVVEIPISQLRANPYQPRKVFDEGAIHELAESIRQHGVIQPIIVRPVLRGYEIIAGERRFRASQYCGNATVPAVVRNFSDQQVMEIALIENLQRENLNAMEVAVAYQGLMDQFALTQEELSVKVGKSRSHIANFLRLLSLPEEVKDHVSRGTLSMGHARAIVGVKDEVMVKQLAKQTIDQQWSVRELEEAVQQLDRSKTGEAKAKSKLKKKDPFIDTVEESLRERFKTTVKIKHNKDKGKIELNYYSQQDLERLLELLQ, from the coding sequence ATGAGTAAGCGGCTTGGAAAAGGTCTTGATGCCCTCATTCCTTCGCTTTCAATTAATGACGATGATAAAGTCGTAGAAATCCCGATTAGTCAACTGCGGGCTAACCCCTATCAACCGCGTAAGGTATTTGATGAGGGCGCAATACATGAACTGGCTGAGTCCATTCGGCAGCATGGTGTCATACAACCCATTATTGTACGTCCTGTATTGCGAGGTTATGAGATTATTGCCGGAGAACGGCGGTTCAGAGCTTCGCAATATTGTGGTAATGCCACCGTACCCGCTGTAGTCCGCAATTTCAGTGATCAGCAGGTAATGGAGATTGCATTGATCGAGAATCTGCAACGGGAGAATCTGAATGCCATGGAAGTTGCAGTTGCTTATCAAGGGTTAATGGACCAATTCGCGTTGACTCAAGAAGAGTTGTCTGTAAAAGTTGGTAAATCACGTTCTCACATTGCTAACTTCTTGCGTCTGTTATCATTGCCGGAAGAAGTAAAAGACCATGTTTCACGTGGAACATTATCTATGGGACATGCACGTGCGATCGTGGGTGTTAAAGATGAGGTTATGGTGAAGCAACTTGCCAAACAAACCATTGACCAGCAATGGAGTGTCCGTGAGTTGGAGGAAGCTGTTCAACAACTGGATCGTTCCAAAACGGGTGAGGCTAAAGCCAAATCGAAGTTGAAGAAGAAAGATCCATTCATTGATACGGTGGAAGAATCACTGCGTGAACGTTTCAAAACAACAGTGAAAATTAAGCACAACAAAGATAAAGGTAAAATTGAGCTCAACTACTACAGTCAACAGGATCTGGAACGGCTATTGGAATTGTTACAATAA
- a CDS encoding AAA family ATPase: MSKIMAVANQKGGVGKTTTSVNLGAGLASLGKRVLLVDIDPQGNTTSGVGINKADVANCIYDVIINEVPPQEAIVETQIEGLHIIPATIQLAGAEIELVSTISREVRLKKSLAMVKKNYDYILIDCPPSLGMLTINSLTASDSVIIPIQCEYYALEGLSQLLNTVRLVQKHLNTSLQIEGVLLTMFDARTNLGIQVIEEVKKYFQQKVYQTIIPRNVRLSEAPSHGQSIITYDPRSRGAEVYLELAKEVISYE, from the coding sequence TTGTCTAAGATTATGGCCGTAGCAAATCAAAAGGGCGGTGTGGGGAAAACGACGACATCTGTTAACTTGGGTGCAGGACTGGCTTCACTCGGGAAAAGAGTATTGCTTGTCGATATTGACCCTCAGGGGAATACAACCAGCGGAGTCGGAATCAATAAAGCAGATGTGGCTAATTGTATATATGATGTCATTATTAATGAGGTTCCTCCTCAAGAAGCGATTGTGGAGACTCAGATTGAAGGCCTTCATATCATACCTGCAACGATTCAGCTTGCCGGAGCCGAGATTGAATTGGTTTCCACGATATCACGGGAAGTTCGCCTGAAAAAATCACTCGCCATGGTGAAAAAAAACTATGATTACATACTGATCGATTGCCCACCTTCTCTTGGTATGTTGACGATCAATTCGTTAACCGCTTCCGATTCGGTGATCATTCCGATTCAGTGTGAGTACTATGCACTTGAAGGATTAAGCCAGTTGCTTAATACGGTTCGTCTGGTACAAAAACATCTGAATACATCCCTGCAGATTGAAGGGGTATTGCTGACGATGTTTGATGCACGGACCAATCTGGGGATACAGGTTATTGAAGAAGTGAAGAAGTATTTTCAACAAAAAGTATATCAAACGATTATTCCGCGTAACGTACGGCTTAGCGAAGCACCATCTCATGGTCAATCGATTATCACGTATGACCCTCGGTCAAGAGGGGCGGAAGTTTATTTAGAGCTCGCAAAGGAAGTGATTTCTTATGAGTAA